From a region of the Drosophila virilis strain 15010-1051.87 chromosome 3, Dvir_AGI_RSII-ME, whole genome shotgun sequence genome:
- the LOC6623026 gene encoding uncharacterized protein, translating into MNSLGQLKRCLQRRYRTVASAIVFVALLTFFLEQSYVGQQRDLLYWREMVLHISHQPCLLCCLTATVLCPLLIMLLIQQRLIQSIEYTVAKLMRLYRRRKFADFIVRRLLLQLELAMQRMPGQLEAQQLLDDPITRRRYQLASEAAHRAVDIFRRDAAALLFQGYRLYPEDTTYVLREEELVLLHGGYGQIELHVNSQVLRRLLYPQGKSLA; encoded by the coding sequence ATGAACAGCTTGGGTCAGCTGAAGCGTTGCCTGCAGCGCCGCTATCGAACTGTGGCCTCGGCCATTGTATTTGTTGCGCTGCTCACGTTCTTCCTGGAGCAGAGCTACGTGGGCCAGCAGCGGGATCTGCTGTACTGGCGGGAAATGGTGCTGCACATCAGCCATCAGCCGTGTCTGTTGTGCTGCCTGACCGCAACGGTGCTCTGCCCGCTGCTGATAATGTTGCTGATCCAACAGCGACTGATCCAGAGCATAGAGTACACGGTGGCCAAGCTGATGCGCCTGTATCGTCGGCGCAAGTTTGCCGACTTCATTGTGCGCCGGCTGCtcctgcagctggagctggccaTGCAGCGCATGCCAGGGCAATTGGAggcacagcagctgctggacgATCCGATAACAAGGCGACGCTATCAGCTGGCCAGCGAAGCAGCCCATCGGGCGGTGGACATCTTTAGGCGTGACGCGGCCGCTCTGCTGTTCCAGGGCTATCGACTGTACCCCGAGGACACCACCTATGTGCTGCGGGAGGAggagctggtgctgctgcacgGCGGCTATGGCCAGATTGAGTTGCACGTCAACAGCCAGGTGCTGCGGCGTCTGCTCTATCCGCAGGGCAAGAGCCTGGCATAG